A region of Methanomicrobium sp. W14 DNA encodes the following proteins:
- a CDS encoding putative manganese-dependent inorganic diphosphatase encodes MNKIYVIGHKNPDTDSVCSAVGYAELMNEKDDGRYVAACCGEINEETRFAIETFGAEVPEYIESVEANISDLPFTYTFSAEEDVPTIDVISMMDEHNVRNMPITDSKGILKGLMSEHGLAQAYVRRQKIEQLSITPIKLDTLTRILNARIIVPSKDLLEGRVYIAIDALHVTLSKLTRNDVAVVGDNEPAQLALISVGIAALIIADGAPVGERVKKAAEEKNVALISTNLDAFGVGKMINLSLPASKVMAKDVPVVTKEDTIDYAKQLVSSSRYRTACVVDNNRKFLGMISRNTFLDNVQKQVILVDHNEYSQAVDGIENADILEVIDHHRLGAITTLKPIRFLNEPVGSTSTIIAGKYLEKGIKPDKRTAGLLLSGILSDTLVLRLSTTTPKDKKMVEYLGDIAGVDYNEFGTELIKKGMELDGVNIKLLLMRDTKVYELFGRKVIISQIMIPTYEFSVENREEILKDIKELKKENSADVFAALFTSVFENGSEIYINADSVILSQSGVKTQPVRKDGMMSRKNDFLPWFGQILKNN; translated from the coding sequence ATGAACAAAATATATGTAATCGGGCATAAAAATCCTGACACCGATTCTGTATGCAGTGCTGTAGGGTATGCAGAACTTATGAATGAAAAAGACGACGGCAGATACGTGGCGGCGTGCTGCGGCGAGATAAATGAAGAGACACGTTTTGCAATTGAGACTTTCGGTGCGGAGGTCCCGGAATACATTGAAAGTGTTGAGGCAAACATTTCAGACCTCCCGTTTACTTACACGTTCAGTGCCGAAGAGGATGTTCCGACAATAGACGTCATCTCCATGATGGACGAACATAACGTCAGGAATATGCCTATAACAGACTCAAAAGGTATTCTTAAAGGGCTTATGAGCGAGCATGGCCTTGCACAGGCATATGTGAGACGCCAGAAAATTGAGCAGTTGTCAATAACACCAATAAAGCTTGATACTCTTACAAGGATACTTAACGCCAGGATTATTGTTCCCTCAAAAGACCTCCTTGAAGGAAGGGTCTATATTGCAATAGACGCACTGCACGTAACGCTTTCCAAATTAACCAGAAATGATGTGGCGGTTGTAGGGGACAATGAACCTGCCCAGCTTGCTCTGATTTCAGTCGGAATTGCGGCCCTGATAATAGCGGACGGGGCTCCGGTAGGAGAACGCGTTAAAAAAGCCGCTGAAGAGAAAAATGTCGCTCTTATATCCACAAACCTTGACGCATTCGGTGTCGGCAAGATGATAAACCTCTCTCTTCCCGCAAGCAAGGTAATGGCAAAGGATGTCCCTGTCGTGACTAAAGAGGACACGATAGACTATGCAAAACAGCTCGTCTCAAGTTCAAGGTACCGTACGGCGTGCGTAGTTGACAACAACAGAAAATTTCTGGGGATGATCTCCAGGAACACGTTTCTGGATAATGTGCAGAAGCAGGTAATTCTCGTTGATCACAACGAATATTCGCAGGCTGTCGACGGGATAGAAAATGCGGATATTCTTGAGGTTATCGATCACCACCGTCTCGGTGCGATAACCACCCTGAAACCGATAAGATTTTTAAACGAGCCTGTAGGTTCGACTTCCACAATCATCGCCGGGAAATACCTTGAAAAAGGCATAAAACCTGATAAGAGGACAGCCGGACTTTTGCTGTCAGGAATATTGTCTGATACCCTTGTCCTGAGACTTTCAACGACAACTCCGAAAGACAAAAAGATGGTTGAGTATCTCGGAGACATTGCAGGTGTGGACTACAATGAATTCGGGACTGAATTAATAAAAAAAGGGATGGAGCTTGACGGTGTCAACATAAAGCTTCTGCTTATGAGGGATACCAAAGTGTATGAGCTTTTTGGGAGGAAAGTCATCATCTCGCAGATTATGATACCTACATATGAGTTTTCCGTTGAAAACAGGGAAGAGATTTTAAAGGACATCAAAGAGCTTAAAAAAGAGAACAGTGCCGATGTATTTGCTGCCCTTTTTACAAGTGTTTTTGAAAACGGGAGTGAAATATACATAAATGCTGACAGTGTAATTCTCAGCCAGAGCGGTGTTAAAACGCAGCCTGTAAGAAAAGACGGGATGATGTCACGTAAAAACGATTTTCTCCCGTGGTTCGGCCAGATACTTAAAAATAATTAA
- a CDS encoding PQQ-binding-like beta-propeller repeat protein codes for MKTSDIAYITIISLCIMLIPAAACAEDASLLWEFTQVTNFADTAISPDEGYVIAGGTNSEVYLLDSSGRLIWEKTVDGAVSGVSVSDNGEYSVAGTKNGTLYLFDYHGNTLWKKTLGQVVYDTAISSGGIYIAAGSNDANLYLYKSSGELVWKKRLADEVYCVSMNADGSLITAGTKVFYAYLYNLKGENLWKYRTDDQINDVDMSPDGSRIVAGCADGRVVILDGNGTKVWATNVKVPVNGVSSSYYGQYIAVGSNDNYARLYGDDKQEILKYATYGNVRGVSLSYTGTYLSVASNDENLYYLSVPGIVAATPEPLPSCEPVINLTGAGVVYINSTPSGADVYIDNSYIGITPIEAEDIAQGNHILMLRMPGYDDWTEEISGGQETRVSAVMSASKSSGNRSSAPPAAVTVFALAIGIVAAALISRKNKN; via the coding sequence ATGAAGACTTCAGATATCGCATACATAACAATAATCAGTCTGTGCATCATGCTTATCCCGGCGGCGGCATGTGCGGAAGACGCCTCTCTTCTGTGGGAATTCACGCAGGTCACGAATTTTGCGGATACAGCTATCTCGCCGGATGAAGGCTATGTAATCGCAGGGGGAACAAACTCGGAAGTATATCTTCTTGACAGCAGCGGAAGACTGATATGGGAAAAAACAGTAGACGGGGCCGTCAGCGGAGTCTCTGTCTCGGACAACGGTGAGTATTCCGTTGCGGGAACGAAAAACGGGACTTTGTACCTTTTCGATTACCATGGGAACACACTCTGGAAAAAAACGCTCGGACAGGTAGTATATGATACTGCAATATCCTCAGGCGGAATTTACATTGCGGCAGGCTCAAACGACGCTAATCTTTACCTTTACAAAAGCAGCGGAGAACTGGTATGGAAGAAGAGACTTGCCGATGAAGTTTACTGCGTCTCGATGAATGCAGACGGGAGCCTTATAACAGCAGGTACAAAGGTGTTTTATGCCTATCTCTATAACCTCAAAGGGGAGAACCTGTGGAAGTACAGGACTGACGATCAAATAAACGACGTAGACATGTCACCTGACGGCAGCAGGATTGTTGCGGGATGTGCTGACGGGCGTGTTGTAATTCTTGACGGCAACGGGACGAAAGTGTGGGCCACGAACGTCAAAGTCCCGGTAAACGGAGTCTCCTCTTCATATTACGGACAGTACATAGCTGTAGGATCAAACGACAATTATGCACGGTTATATGGTGACGATAAACAGGAGATACTGAAATATGCGACATACGGAAACGTCAGGGGGGTATCCCTCTCATACACCGGGACATACCTTTCGGTCGCATCAAATGACGAAAACCTGTATTATTTGTCAGTCCCGGGAATTGTTGCGGCAACACCCGAGCCTCTCCCGTCATGCGAGCCTGTCATCAATCTAACAGGAGCAGGTGTAGTTTATATTAACTCAACTCCGTCCGGTGCAGACGTTTACATAGACAACTCGTATATCGGAATAACACCGATTGAAGCAGAAGATATAGCACAGGGAAACCATATTTTGATGCTTCGCATGCCCGGGTATGATGACTGGACCGAAGAGATCAGCGGCGGTCAGGAAACAAGAGTTTCTGCTGTTATGTCAGCATCAAAATCATCAGGAAATAGAAGTTCGGCACCTCCTGCTGCAGTCACTGTATTTGCACTGGCAATAGGCATTGTCGCTGCTGCGTTAATCAGCAGAAAAAACAAGAATTAA
- the carB gene encoding carbamoyl-phosphate synthase large subunit has protein sequence MPLRKDIKKVILIGSGPIQIGQAAEFDFSGTQACRSLREEGIEVILVNSNPATIQTDPDTADIIYVEPLKAPIVAKIIEKEKPDGILSGMGGQTALNLTAELAEMGALKDVEILGTPLDAIYKGEDREKFKELMNDIGEPVPKSLILESMNQLDEVYEKVGLPAIIRPAYTLGGAGGGIAHNQEELRRIVELGLQRSRIHQVLIEESVMGWKEIEFEVMRDSCDTCIIVCGMENVDPMGIHTGESVVVAPILTLRDDEFQMLRSAAIKIIRALGVQGGCNVQMAFKDGDYRIIEVNPRVSRSSALASKATGYPIARVAAKIAVGLRLDEITNSVTGCTPASFEPAIDYVVVKIPRWPFDKFKNADRTLTTSMKSTGEVMAIGRTLEEAFMKAMRSIDTDINEHTSRKEISMLLQNPTDERFGCLFDAFRQGFTVEEVTSLTSIDKFFLKKIENIIETENKLKGSPSADDIKTARVQGFTVTEISEITKKDEKYVEGITGDPVYKIVDTCAAEFPASTPYFYSTHDSQCEIKRSDKQKVLIIGSGPIRIGQGIEFDYCTVHAVMSLRNMGIEVHIVNNNPETVSTDFDTSDRLFFEPMKLEDIMNILKKDNYSGVMVQFGGQNSVNLALPIENKIKELGLKTKILGTSPDSMDMAEDRDRFSQLLEKLKIPSPANGSAYSEGEAFKIAKRIGYPLLVRPSYVLGGRAMELVHDDIELQNYIKEAVRVSKKHPVLLDSFLQNAIELDVDAVCDGEDVLIGGIMEHIEEAGVHSGDSACVIPTQSLSDKVVETVRDYTRKLALGIGVVGLINIQYAIKDSVVYIIEANPRASRTVPFVSKATGIPLAKIAARVMCGCKLKDMDYREHTISHVAVKEVLLPFNKLPGVDTVLGPEMKSTGEVMGIDYDFGRAYFKASTSADNQLPLEGTVFISIGDDNKAEIVPVAKKLRELGLSILGTSGTVEYLEEHDIEAKLVRKVQEGSPNVIDMMRRGEANLIINTPSGKYSRQDHLQIMRYALDYGIPYITTMQAARAAAMAIEAMKKQDITLEPLSHYHNYN, from the coding sequence ATGCCGCTTAGAAAAGACATAAAAAAAGTAATACTAATAGGTTCGGGACCAATCCAGATTGGTCAGGCAGCGGAATTCGATTTTTCGGGGACACAGGCATGCAGGTCTTTAAGAGAAGAGGGAATCGAGGTAATTCTTGTCAATTCAAACCCTGCAACAATACAGACTGACCCGGATACGGCTGACATCATATATGTCGAGCCGCTGAAAGCTCCGATTGTTGCAAAAATTATAGAAAAAGAAAAGCCTGACGGGATTTTAAGCGGCATGGGAGGCCAGACCGCACTTAACCTGACAGCAGAACTTGCCGAAATGGGTGCCCTCAAAGACGTGGAAATCCTCGGTACACCTCTTGATGCGATATACAAGGGAGAGGACAGGGAGAAGTTCAAGGAGCTTATGAATGACATAGGCGAACCCGTCCCGAAAAGCCTTATCCTTGAGTCGATGAACCAGCTCGATGAAGTCTACGAAAAAGTCGGCCTTCCGGCAATCATAAGACCTGCCTATACCCTCGGAGGAGCAGGGGGAGGAATTGCGCACAACCAGGAAGAGCTTAGAAGGATAGTGGAGCTTGGCCTTCAGCGCTCGAGAATTCACCAGGTCCTTATTGAAGAGAGTGTAATGGGCTGGAAAGAGATTGAATTCGAGGTGATGCGTGACTCATGTGATACATGCATAATAGTCTGCGGTATGGAGAACGTCGACCCCATGGGAATCCATACCGGGGAAAGCGTAGTTGTAGCGCCGATTCTGACCCTGCGTGATGACGAGTTCCAGATGCTTCGAAGCGCCGCAATAAAAATAATCCGTGCACTCGGTGTTCAGGGCGGATGCAATGTCCAGATGGCGTTTAAGGACGGGGACTACAGAATCATCGAAGTAAATCCGCGTGTATCACGCTCATCTGCTCTTGCATCAAAAGCAACAGGATATCCAATAGCAAGAGTTGCGGCAAAAATTGCCGTAGGGCTCCGTCTTGATGAAATAACAAACAGCGTTACGGGGTGCACCCCTGCGTCATTTGAACCTGCAATAGACTATGTCGTCGTAAAAATTCCGCGGTGGCCTTTTGACAAGTTCAAGAACGCTGACAGAACTCTTACGACATCAATGAAAAGCACCGGAGAGGTAATGGCAATAGGCCGCACTCTTGAAGAAGCCTTTATGAAAGCCATGAGGTCCATTGACACTGATATCAATGAACATACGTCAAGAAAAGAGATATCTATGCTTCTCCAGAACCCGACTGACGAGAGGTTCGGCTGCCTTTTCGATGCATTCAGGCAGGGTTTTACCGTCGAAGAAGTAACATCACTGACAAGCATAGACAAATTCTTCCTAAAAAAGATTGAAAACATCATCGAAACCGAGAACAAGCTTAAAGGCAGTCCTTCAGCTGATGACATAAAGACCGCACGCGTGCAGGGCTTCACTGTAACCGAAATAAGTGAGATTACAAAAAAGGACGAAAAATACGTTGAAGGAATTACGGGAGACCCTGTATACAAAATCGTTGATACCTGTGCAGCCGAATTTCCGGCATCGACCCCGTACTTCTATTCAACGCATGACTCACAGTGCGAGATAAAAAGAAGCGACAAACAGAAAGTCCTGATTATCGGTTCAGGACCTATAAGAATAGGCCAGGGAATCGAGTTTGACTACTGCACTGTCCATGCGGTAATGTCACTACGAAACATGGGAATCGAGGTTCATATAGTAAACAACAACCCCGAAACAGTCTCGACAGACTTTGACACGTCTGACAGGCTGTTCTTTGAGCCTATGAAGCTCGAGGACATAATGAACATCCTCAAAAAGGACAACTATTCGGGTGTTATGGTCCAGTTTGGAGGACAGAACTCGGTAAACCTCGCCCTGCCCATAGAGAACAAAATAAAAGAGCTTGGCCTTAAAACAAAAATTCTCGGGACATCCCCGGACTCAATGGACATGGCTGAAGACAGAGACAGGTTCAGCCAGCTGCTTGAGAAGCTGAAAATACCGTCTCCTGCAAACGGCTCCGCATATTCCGAGGGGGAAGCGTTTAAAATAGCCAAGAGAATAGGGTATCCTCTTCTCGTCCGTCCGTCATATGTACTTGGGGGAAGGGCGATGGAGCTTGTCCATGACGACATAGAACTCCAGAACTACATAAAGGAAGCTGTACGTGTCAGCAAAAAGCATCCTGTCCTTTTGGACTCATTCCTCCAGAATGCAATTGAGCTGGACGTCGACGCCGTCTGCGACGGAGAAGACGTTCTAATCGGCGGAATTATGGAGCACATAGAAGAGGCGGGCGTTCACAGCGGCGACTCTGCATGTGTGATTCCGACGCAGTCGCTTTCGGACAAGGTAGTTGAAACTGTCAGGGACTATACAAGAAAACTTGCGCTCGGAATCGGAGTTGTCGGCCTTATAAACATACAGTACGCCATAAAGGACAGTGTTGTTTACATAATCGAAGCGAATCCTCGTGCAAGCAGAACGGTTCCTTTCGTCTCAAAGGCAACCGGAATCCCTCTCGCAAAAATCGCCGCACGTGTCATGTGCGGGTGCAAATTGAAAGACATGGATTACAGGGAGCACACAATAAGCCATGTCGCGGTAAAAGAGGTGCTATTGCCTTTCAACAAGCTTCCGGGCGTTGATACGGTCCTGGGCCCGGAGATGAAGAGTACTGGTGAAGTTATGGGCATAGACTATGATTTTGGTCGTGCTTATTTCAAGGCCAGCACATCTGCCGACAACCAACTGCCTCTTGAAGGGACTGTGTTCATATCAATAGGAGATGACAACAAAGCCGAAATCGTTCCTGTCGCAAAAAAACTTCGTGAACTTGGTCTGTCAATCCTCGGGACAAGCGGGACAGTCGAATATCTTGAAGAGCACGATATAGAAGCAAAACTAGTAAGAAAAGTTCAGGAAGGCTCTCCGAATGTCATAGACATGATGAGAAGAGGAGAGGCGAACCTGATAATAAACACTCCCTCGGGAAAATACTCCCGGCAGGACCACCTGCAGATAATGCGTTACGCTCTGGATTACGGTATCCCCTACATCACGACCATGCAGGCGGCAAGGGCTGCTGCCATGGCTATAGAAGCAATGAAAAAGCAGGACATAACACTTGAACCCCTGAGTCATTACCACAATTATAACTAA
- the carA gene encoding glutamine-hydrolyzing carbamoyl-phosphate synthase small subunit, producing MKAVLGLENGEYVIGEGFGAEGSCAGELVFTTQMSGYMEALTDPSYAGQILMFTYPLIGNYGVDPQNFQSPKVNAMGCVVHELCRYPSSGMSLQSFFEQNNLLGISGVDTRKLTVDTRITGTLRAALIAGDDNGEYAVECARALKPISDIDLLNQVSCKKPFRIPGKGKRIAVIDLGIKKNIAVSLRKRDADLYIYPYNSKPSDLMACDPEAIFITNGPGDPACATDAVECAKYFIGRIPVFGICMGNQVLGRAFGADTYKMKFGHRGSNQPVRHFDGSIYITTQNHGFAVDGNTLPEDCKIFFSNVNDGTLEGFCSEDLDVFCVQFHPEAHGGPLDTEKPIFDMMYRRIC from the coding sequence ATGAAGGCAGTTCTGGGTCTAGAAAACGGTGAATATGTAATTGGAGAAGGATTCGGTGCAGAAGGCTCATGTGCAGGAGAGCTTGTGTTTACAACCCAGATGAGTGGTTATATGGAGGCACTGACTGACCCAAGCTATGCGGGCCAGATTCTGATGTTTACTTATCCTCTTATCGGAAATTACGGGGTCGACCCGCAGAATTTCCAGAGTCCAAAAGTAAATGCAATGGGCTGTGTTGTCCATGAACTTTGCCGGTATCCGTCTTCAGGTATGTCATTGCAGTCTTTTTTTGAACAAAACAATTTATTAGGTATTTCAGGTGTTGATACCAGAAAGTTAACTGTAGATACAAGGATTACAGGGACTCTCCGGGCTGCACTGATTGCCGGAGACGACAACGGGGAATACGCTGTTGAATGCGCAAGGGCTTTAAAACCGATATCTGACATAGACCTGTTGAATCAGGTATCATGCAAAAAGCCTTTCAGAATACCCGGGAAAGGAAAAAGGATTGCTGTGATAGATTTGGGTATAAAGAAAAACATCGCTGTGTCTCTCAGGAAACGCGATGCGGACTTGTATATCTATCCTTACAATTCGAAACCATCCGACCTTATGGCATGCGACCCTGAGGCCATATTCATTACAAACGGCCCGGGAGACCCTGCATGTGCAACTGATGCAGTTGAATGCGCAAAATATTTCATAGGCCGGATTCCGGTCTTTGGGATATGCATGGGAAACCAGGTTCTCGGAAGGGCCTTTGGTGCTGATACATACAAGATGAAATTCGGTCACAGGGGGTCAAACCAGCCGGTCAGGCACTTCGACGGATCAATATACATAACAACACAGAACCACGGATTTGCGGTCGACGGCAACACCCTTCCCGAAGACTGCAAAATTTTCTTCTCAAACGTAAACGACGGTACGCTTGAAGGGTTCTGCTCCGAAGACCTTGACGTGTTCTGCGTACAGTTCCACCCGGAAGCCCACGGGGGGCCGCTTGATACTGAAAAACCAATTTTCGATATGATGTACAGGAGGATCTGCTAA
- a CDS encoding ROK family protein: MNGKKTTAIAVDIGATHIRAAYFKGGNFTKSVSFKTPQKGNSGDIISKMIIKEIHSVFSRDEIGSAEFVGVSSAGPLDVMKGKIVNSPNMAFPEIKIQEPLENDLLKDVYLVNDCRSGVLGEVITDPDLKDKTVVYITFSTGIGAGVYSEKRLLLGRNGNAGEIGHIFVDGKYLLPCRCGFSGHWEAYSSGTGIPGFFREFCMRRKEDSCAFGDLSAGEILENAKEEKGIFREFTEELGIINSRGIAAVIAAYSPEIIIIDGPVVRNNSHVILEGITKHTDRYLNFPVIRLSGLKGFAPLYGAIFYALLKRGEERK; encoded by the coding sequence ATGAACGGCAAAAAAACAACTGCAATAGCTGTTGATATCGGTGCGACCCATATAAGGGCGGCTTATTTCAAAGGCGGCAATTTTACAAAAAGTGTCTCTTTTAAAACCCCGCAAAAAGGAAATTCGGGTGATATAATCTCTAAAATGATTATTAAGGAAATTCATTCCGTATTTTCCCGGGATGAAATAGGTTCCGCAGAATTTGTAGGGGTTTCTTCGGCAGGTCCCCTTGACGTTATGAAGGGGAAAATCGTAAATTCTCCAAATATGGCCTTTCCGGAAATAAAAATACAGGAACCCCTGGAAAATGACCTCTTGAAAGACGTATATTTAGTTAACGACTGCCGCTCCGGGGTTCTCGGAGAAGTCATTACAGATCCTGACCTGAAAGACAAAACCGTGGTGTACATCACATTTTCGACCGGAATCGGTGCAGGGGTATATTCTGAAAAACGTCTGCTCCTTGGAAGGAACGGAAACGCCGGTGAAATTGGGCACATCTTTGTTGACGGAAAGTATCTTCTTCCATGCAGGTGCGGATTCTCCGGACACTGGGAAGCCTATTCATCCGGTACAGGAATACCCGGATTTTTCAGGGAATTCTGTATGCGCAGAAAAGAAGACTCCTGTGCTTTCGGTGACCTGTCAGCCGGAGAGATACTTGAAAACGCAAAAGAAGAGAAAGGAATATTTCGTGAGTTTACAGAAGAACTCGGGATAATCAATTCACGCGGGATTGCAGCAGTAATCGCAGCCTATTCGCCGGAAATAATAATCATTGACGGCCCGGTAGTCCGGAACAACAGTCATGTTATTTTGGAGGGTATAACAAAGCATACTGACAGATACCTTAATTTTCCGGTTATCAGGCTTAGCGGTCTGAAGGGTTTTGCGCCCCTTTACGGTGCGATTTTTTATGCTCTTTTAAAAAGAGGCGAAGAGAGGAAATAA
- a CDS encoding 5-formyltetrahydrofolate cyclo-ligase: MLEEKNRLRDIMREKREKLTQKERLSKSETICQNVLSIIKPGETVMGFASKELEVNTEPLLKMLLKNKNPLVMPIIVKEDKSLRLSYLKDLSHLVPSTFGVPEPIGHEIPVPEGAVDVVILPMLAFDKRGGRLGYGSGYYDRFLEKNTDVKKIAVAFACQETEEVPLEDNDVLMDYVITENGVAFKR, translated from the coding sequence ATGTTGGAAGAGAAAAACAGGCTTCGGGACATTATGCGTGAAAAAAGGGAGAAACTTACGCAAAAAGAGCGTCTTTCTAAAAGCGAAACCATATGTCAAAATGTACTTTCGATAATAAAACCCGGCGAAACGGTTATGGGGTTCGCTTCAAAGGAGCTTGAGGTGAATACAGAGCCTCTTCTAAAGATGCTTCTTAAAAATAAAAATCCCCTTGTAATGCCTATAATTGTCAAAGAGGACAAAAGCCTCCGCCTTTCTTATTTAAAAGACCTGTCACATCTTGTGCCAAGTACTTTCGGGGTCCCTGAACCCATAGGACATGAAATTCCTGTCCCCGAAGGAGCTGTAGACGTTGTAATTCTGCCAATGCTTGCCTTTGACAAAAGGGGAGGAAGGCTGGGCTACGGCTCGGGATACTATGACAGGTTTCTTGAGAAGAATACAGACGTAAAAAAGATAGCGGTAGCGTTTGCGTGCCAGGAAACTGAAGAAGTGCCTCTTGAGGACAACGACGTCCTCATGGACTACGTGATTACCGAAAACGGAGTTGCATTCAAAAGATAA